From Medicago truncatula cultivar Jemalong A17 chromosome 7, MtrunA17r5.0-ANR, whole genome shotgun sequence, a single genomic window includes:
- the LOC11428508 gene encoding AUGMIN subunit 5, with product MQQSSSPSPEAILEWLHKEMGYRPLGQYASAGGKSHSPSVESIRKICRGNMIPVWNFLVTRAKSEKTVRNVRRNITVHGEGDGGGRKKEKREGEEVEVALMERDSVKKEVERLRNVVRRQRKDLKARMLEVSREEAERKRMLDERANYRHKQVMLEAYDRQCDEASRIFAEYHKRLCYYINQARDAQRSGVDSSVEMVNSFSAKNEKEAVYSTVKGSKSSDDVIVIETTREKNIRKACESLVAYMVDKIQSSFPAYEGSGVLSNPQAEAAKLGFDFDGQIPDEVRTVIVNCLKSPPLLLQAITAYTSHLKSQISREIEKIDVRADAEILRYKYENNIVMDVSSSDGSSPLQYPLYGNGKLGADVPPGGSQNQLLERQKAHVQQFLATEDALNNAAEARDLCEKLMKRLHGGTDVTSRSIGIGATSQNVGSLRQLQLDVWAKEREVSGLKASLNTLMSEIQRLNKLCAERKEAEDSLKKKWKKIEEFDGRRSELESIYTALLKANTDAASFWSQQPSTAREYALSTIIPACSAVVETSNSAKDLIEKEVSAFYRSPDNSLYMLPSSPQALLEAIGSSGSSGQEAVANAEISAAILTARAGARDPSAIPSICRVSAALQYAAGGLEGSDAGLASILESLEFCLKRRGSEASVLEDLLKAINLVHIRRDLVQSGHALLNHAYFVQQDYERTTNFSLNLAAEQERAVMEKWLPELKTGVLNAQQSLEACKYVWGLLDEWWEQPASTVVDWATVDGSNVAFWHNHVKKLLTCYDQELLL from the exons ATGCAACAATCTTCATCGCCGTCACCGGAAGCGATACTCGAATGGCTTCACAAAGAAATGGGATACAGACCACTGGGTCAATATGCTTCCGCCGGAGGAAAATCGCATTCACCGTCAGTCGAATCGATCCGAAAAATCTGCCGCGGGAACATGATTCCGGTATGGAATTTCCTCGTAACGCGTGCGAAATCGGAGAAAACTGTGAGGAATGTGAGGAGGAATATTACGGTTCACGGTGAAGGGGATGGTGGTGGGAGGAAGAAGGAAAAGAGGGAAGGGGAGGAAGTGGAGGTTGCGTTGATGGAGAGGGATTCGGTGAAGAAGGAGGTTGAGAGGTTGAGGAATGTTGTGAGGAGACAGAGGAAGGATTTGAAAGCGAGGATGCTTGAGGTTTCGAGGGAAGAAGCGGAGAGGAAGAGGATGCTTGATGAACGGGCGAATTACAG GCATAAGCAAGTGATGTTGGAGGCCTATGATCGCCAATGTGATGAAGCTTCGAGAATATTTGCTGAATACCATAAACGTCTCTGTTACTATATAAATCAAGCAAGGGATGCTCAAAGATCAGGTGTGGATTCTTCCGTTGAAATGGTAAATAGTTTTAGTGCAAAAAATGAGAAGGAAGCTGTTTATTCTACTGTTAAGGGCAGTAAATCTTCAGATGATGTCATTGTCATTGAAACCACGAGGGAAAAGAATATTAGAAAGGCGTGTGAATCTCTTGTAGCTTACATGGTTGATAAAATACAAAGTTCTTTTCCTGCTTACGAAGGAAGTGGCGTTCTATCAAATCCTCAAGCAGAAGCAGCAAAGCtggggtttgattttgatgggCAAATTCCGGATGAGGTTAGAACAGTTATTGTGAATTGCCTAAAGAGTCCTCCTCTATTACTTCAGGCAATTACTGCATACACTTCTCACTTGAAAAGTCAAATATCCagagaaatagagaaaattGATGTTAGAGCTGATGCAGAGATCTTGAG GtacaaatatgaaaataacataGTTATGGATGTTTCCTCTTCTGATGGGAGCTCTCCTCTACAGTATCCACTTTATGGAAATGGAAAACTTGGGGCTGATGTGCCTCCAGGAGGAAGTCAAAATCAGCTCCTTGAAAGACAG AAAGCGCATGTTCAGCAATTTTTGGCTACTGAAGATGCACTAAACAATGCTGCAGAGGCAAGGGACTTGTGTGAAAAACTTATGAAACGTCTGCATGGAGGCACCGATGTTACTTCTCGTTCAATTGGGATTGGAGCGACATCTCAAAATGTTGGAAGTCTTAGACAACTTCAG CTAGATGTTTGGGCAAAGGAAAGAGAAGTTTCTGGTTTAAAGGCAAGTTTAAACACCTTGATGTCTGAAATACAACGCTTGAATAAGTTATGTGCCGAGAGGAAAGAAGCCGAAGATTCTCTgaaaaaaaagtggaaaaagaTTGAAGAATTTGATGGTCGTAGATCAGAGCTTGAGTCCATATACACGGCACTTCTTAAAGCAAATACG GATGCTGCTTCATTTTGGAGTCAGCAACCATCGACTGCAAGGGAGTATGCTTTAAGCACTATAATTCCAGCATGTTCTGCTGTTGTTGAGACTTCAAATAGTGCAAAGGATCTTATTGAGAAGGAAGTGTCTGCCTTTTATCGGAGTCCAGATAATAGCCTCTACATGCTTCCTTCTTCACCACAG GCACTGCTTGAGGCCATCGGGTCCAGTGGATCATCTGGACAGGAAGCAGTTGCAAATGCAGAAATAAGTGCAGCTATTTTGACAGCAAGAGCTGGTGCTCGGGATCCGTCGGCAATTCCATCTATATGTCGGGTTTCAGCTGCACTTCAGTATGCTGCTGGTG GCTTGGAGGGTTCAGATGCTGGTCTAGCATCAATACTGGAGTCCCTGGAGTTTTGCTTGAAACGCCGTGGTTCAGAAGCTAGTGTTTTGGAAGATTTATTAAAGGCTATTAATCTTGTCCATATTAGACGGGATCTTGTGCAAAGTGGTCATGCCTTGTTGAATCATGCCTACTTTGTTCAACAGGACTACGAAAG GACgaccaatttttctttaaatttggcAGCAGAACAAGAAAGAGCTGTCATGGAAAAATGGTTGCCTGAACTCAAGACTGGTGTTTTGAATGCTCAGCAGAGTTTGGAAGCTTGCAAATATGTTTGGGGATTG CTTGATGAGTGGTGGGAGCAACCGGCATCGACGGTTGTCGACTGGGCGACAGTGGATGGGTCAAATGTAGCTTTCTGGCATAATCATGTGAAAAAGCTTCTCACATGTTATGATCAGGAGCTACTATTGTGA
- the LOC11421579 gene encoding E3 ubiquitin-protein ligase At3g02290, which yields MGSICSCLSVDDFEDYMNPHSHVYRNCVCVGCFLQNISAVYSSIFHRREMQALPSSVQGAASMTNTASLDNSLAEIYRSPPRPLPYDADPRHFRSQHDGLVSRREKGSSHLNEESEPLRVDVDVDPESLSSSGKWKESTGKDGSKEYRSKSSVRLSSAKLTTGAALVYASSEEEDVCPTCLEEYTEENPKIVTKCNHHYHLGCIYEWMERSDSCPVCGKVMLFDESP from the exons ATGGGTTCCATTTGTTCTTGTTTAAGtgttgatgattttgaagatTACATGAATCCGCATAGTCATGTGTATAGGAACTGCGTTTGTGTCGGTTGCTTCCTACAAAACATTTCGGCTGTT TATTCATCAATATTCCATAGAAGGGAAATGCAGGCGCTTCCTTCATCTGTACAGGGGGCGGCATCTATGACTAATACAGCATCACTTGATAATTCTCTAGCTGAGATATACCGTTCTCCTCCAAGGCCGTTACCTTATGATGCAGACCCTAGGCATTTCCGCTCACAGCATGACGGACTTGTTTCAAGACGTGAGAAGGGTTCCAGTCATTTGAATGAAGAGTCAGAACCTCTAAGGGTTGATGTGGATGTAGATCCAGAATCTTTGAGTTCGAGTGGTAAGTGGAAAGAATCCACCGGAAAAGATGGGTCAAAGGAATACCGTTCCAAGTCCTCAGTAAGACTTTCGTCAGCAAAACTTACAACTGGAGCTGCGCTTGTGTATGCATCATCAGAAGAGGAGGATGTTTGTCCAACATGTCTTGAAG AATACACTGAAGAGAATCCGAAGATAGTGACAAAATGTAATCACCATTATCATCTTGGTTGCATATACGAGTGGATGGAGAGAAGTGACAGCTGTCCTGTTTGTGGGAAg GTGATGTTATTCGATGAATCGCCATAA